One genomic region from Mycobacterium basiliense encodes:
- a CDS encoding CaiB/BaiF CoA-transferase family protein, whose translation MLGSVSHGSDRRPTPIEQLRVVEISDRIAGSYCAKLLVDAGAQVRKIEPPQGDPLRRYSASCSPPPEGAPAAPLYCYLNAGKQSLTLTPDSERYRAELAAADVLIVTGGRSQAAEVGIEPRQLLAASPRAVVVTISDFGWHGPFADRAASEFTLQAWAGSPGFRGDPAGPPISIGGDVGEYMGGVFAAFGVLAVRHRVEQGGAGEHLDLSMLEAMALMQSSEWLHSQLLQVPPVRRTLEVPSIEPAKDGYVGITMVTGQQWLDFTAMVECPQLEDIPQLRFQIGRWEYRDLIRESIRPWIAERTVEEIVALGQLFRLPIAALGNGASIGGMDYMVQRGVFIDNPAGFHQPRPPWLMSRCAPASVGVTTRIGADNDTPAGRGAEPEPFPAPAGLPLEGVRIVDLTAFWAGPAATHLLAAFGADVVKIESIQRPDGIRYSGGMRTDVDDWWEYGWVFHAMNTNKRSVTLDLGSPEGRKLFLSLAAGSDVVIENFSPRVMDHFGLTAAKLLEVNPELVVARMPAFGLEGPWRDRVGFAPTMEQIGGLTWVTGLPEDPPVTPRGACDPLAGVHAAFAVLAALHFARRTGVGQQVELPMVESVLNTTAIQPIEFEVYAITLDRRGNRGHGGALQNLYRCAGDGDNWIAISVCDDRQWSALVGLMGRPSWCDDGLSTIEGRRERADEIDCWLRNWFAGQPLASVLEALADAGIPAGPVVSPSLVTENPQLRERGFFESLVHPRAGAARYPTPPFARLAGQHEWLRRPPPLLGEHNAEVLRERCGLSDEELARLAATGVIGTRPKGA comes from the coding sequence ATGCTCGGCAGCGTGAGTCATGGTTCTGACCGGCGGCCAACCCCGATCGAACAGTTGCGTGTGGTCGAGATCAGTGACCGCATAGCCGGCAGTTACTGCGCCAAGTTGCTCGTTGATGCTGGCGCTCAGGTACGTAAAATCGAACCGCCGCAAGGGGATCCGTTGCGGCGGTACTCGGCGAGCTGTTCACCGCCGCCCGAGGGCGCGCCCGCAGCGCCGCTGTACTGCTATCTCAACGCGGGCAAGCAAAGTCTGACGCTGACTCCGGATTCCGAGCGGTATCGGGCCGAACTCGCCGCCGCCGACGTGCTAATCGTTACCGGCGGCCGGTCACAAGCGGCGGAGGTGGGTATCGAACCCCGCCAACTACTGGCCGCATCGCCGCGCGCGGTCGTGGTCACCATTTCGGACTTCGGCTGGCATGGTCCATTTGCCGATCGTGCCGCCAGTGAGTTCACCCTGCAGGCGTGGGCGGGTTCGCCCGGGTTTCGCGGTGATCCCGCCGGGCCGCCCATCTCCATCGGCGGGGACGTGGGGGAGTACATGGGTGGTGTGTTCGCCGCCTTCGGTGTGCTGGCCGTGCGTCACCGCGTGGAACAGGGCGGTGCTGGCGAGCATCTTGATCTATCCATGCTCGAGGCGATGGCGTTGATGCAAAGCAGCGAATGGCTACATTCACAGCTGCTGCAGGTGCCGCCGGTCCGTCGCACCCTGGAAGTGCCCTCGATCGAACCCGCCAAGGATGGCTACGTCGGGATCACCATGGTCACCGGCCAGCAGTGGCTCGACTTCACCGCGATGGTCGAATGCCCGCAGCTGGAAGACATTCCCCAGCTGCGATTTCAGATTGGCCGATGGGAATACCGCGACCTGATCCGGGAATCGATCCGTCCTTGGATTGCCGAGCGGACCGTCGAGGAGATCGTCGCGCTGGGACAATTGTTCCGGCTACCGATCGCGGCGTTGGGTAACGGCGCCAGCATCGGCGGCATGGACTACATGGTGCAGCGCGGGGTGTTCATCGACAACCCCGCCGGCTTTCACCAACCGCGCCCACCGTGGTTGATGTCGCGGTGTGCGCCGGCTTCGGTGGGAGTCACCACTCGGATCGGCGCCGACAACGACACGCCGGCGGGGCGCGGGGCCGAACCAGAGCCGTTCCCGGCTCCGGCGGGTCTGCCGCTGGAGGGCGTTCGGATTGTAGATTTGACCGCGTTCTGGGCCGGGCCGGCCGCCACCCACCTGCTGGCCGCCTTCGGCGCCGACGTCGTCAAGATCGAATCGATCCAACGTCCCGATGGCATTCGATACTCGGGCGGCATGCGCACCGACGTGGACGACTGGTGGGAATACGGCTGGGTATTCCACGCGATGAACACCAACAAGCGTTCGGTGACACTGGATTTAGGCTCGCCCGAGGGACGTAAGCTGTTCCTTTCGCTGGCGGCTGGGTCGGACGTGGTGATCGAGAACTTCTCGCCGCGGGTGATGGACCACTTCGGGCTCACCGCCGCGAAGTTGCTCGAGGTGAATCCCGAACTCGTCGTCGCACGAATGCCGGCCTTCGGGTTGGAAGGTCCGTGGCGCGATCGGGTCGGATTCGCGCCGACCATGGAGCAGATCGGTGGTCTTACCTGGGTGACCGGGCTGCCGGAGGACCCGCCGGTAACGCCGCGCGGGGCATGTGATCCGCTGGCGGGTGTGCACGCCGCATTCGCGGTGTTGGCCGCGTTGCACTTCGCCCGTCGCACCGGGGTAGGTCAGCAGGTGGAGCTGCCGATGGTCGAAAGCGTGCTGAACACCACCGCAATACAGCCGATCGAATTCGAGGTTTACGCAATCACGCTGGACCGCAGGGGTAATCGTGGCCACGGTGGTGCGCTACAGAATCTCTATCGGTGTGCTGGCGACGGCGATAATTGGATTGCGATCAGCGTGTGTGACGATCGGCAGTGGTCGGCGCTGGTGGGGCTGATGGGCCGGCCGTCCTGGTGTGATGACGGGTTGTCGACCATCGAAGGGCGGCGAGAACGGGCCGACGAGATTGACTGCTGGTTGCGCAATTGGTTCGCCGGTCAGCCGCTGGCATCGGTGCTTGAAGCGCTCGCCGATGCCGGCATTCCAGCCGGGCCAGTGGTATCGCCGTCGTTGGTGACCGAGAATCCTCAACTGCGCGAACGGGGATTCTTCGAGTCGCTGGTGCATCCGCGGGCCGGTGCCGCCCGCTATCCCACGCCGCCGTTCGCTCGATTGGCCGGCCAGCATGAATGGTTGCGCCGGCCGCCGCCGCTGCTTGGCGAGCACAATGCAGAGGTACTGCGTGAAAGGTGTGGGCTATCCGATGAAGAGCTCGCCCGGCTGGCGGCAACCGGGGTGATCGGGACCCGTCCCAAGGGGGCATGA
- a CDS encoding FadR/GntR family transcriptional regulator encodes MTALGVGPDARRRLSAPRIAEIVADELRRQIIDGELADGDLLPRQELLVEQFNVSLVSLREALRILETEGLVSVRRGNRGGAVVHAPAKTSAAYMLGLLLQSESVAVSDLGTALQELEPACAALAAQRPDRADTLVPELKRINDAMAENLDDGRMFTEIGRQFHDLIVRGCGNHTIIAVVGTLETLWTSHEQQWADENAARGTYPSLAKRRAVLTTHIKLAETIADGDVDRARRIAGRHLADTQTYVLSGRAEQRIHALSPQALSRQRDMRRP; translated from the coding sequence ATGACCGCCCTGGGAGTTGGCCCCGATGCCCGACGCAGGTTGTCGGCGCCGAGGATCGCCGAAATCGTAGCCGATGAGTTGCGCCGGCAGATTATCGACGGCGAACTCGCCGACGGCGATTTGCTGCCGCGGCAAGAATTGCTGGTCGAACAGTTCAACGTCAGTCTGGTGTCACTACGCGAGGCGTTGCGGATCTTGGAGACCGAAGGATTGGTGTCGGTCCGGCGCGGCAACCGTGGCGGCGCCGTCGTGCACGCGCCCGCCAAGACCAGCGCCGCCTACATGCTCGGCCTGCTGTTGCAAAGCGAGTCGGTTGCCGTCAGCGATTTGGGAACCGCGCTACAGGAACTCGAGCCCGCCTGTGCCGCCTTGGCGGCCCAGCGTCCCGACCGCGCCGACACCTTGGTGCCCGAGCTCAAGCGGATCAACGACGCCATGGCCGAGAACCTCGATGACGGTCGCATGTTCACCGAAATCGGGCGCCAATTCCACGATCTCATCGTCCGTGGGTGCGGGAACCACACGATTATCGCGGTTGTCGGCACGTTGGAGACGCTGTGGACCAGCCACGAACAACAATGGGCCGACGAGAACGCGGCTCGTGGCACCTACCCGTCGCTGGCCAAGCGCCGCGCGGTGCTCACCACACACATCAAGCTGGCCGAGACGATTGCCGACGGCGACGTCGACCGGGCCCGGCGCATCGCCGGCCGCCATCTCGCCGATACCCAGACCTATGTCCTGTCGGGTCGAGCCGAACAACGGATCCATGCGCTTTCGCCCCAGGCGTTGTCACGCCAGCGCGACATGCGCCGTCCCTGA
- a CDS encoding SDR family NAD(P)-dependent oxidoreductase, with protein MRTALVTGGSGGIGKACAGKLCELDYDVVLVARREEPLREAAARLGARYMVADVADPIGFSTAMSQLDRIDLVVHAAGALGGTYARKQTFEQWRAIISANLDSCFVVTSAVLPRMGAGSRLVFISSSAAHEPMPARTAYSAAKAGMNAFARALALEVDRDGINVHVVTPGPVETDMLQKVPFEMFAIKVSDVAATVAWLDTVDPAVDLPEIRLSAVERGPFSRPAVVPDEARRRSIKDPGRP; from the coding sequence TTGCGAACCGCGTTGGTCACCGGCGGTAGCGGTGGAATTGGAAAGGCCTGCGCCGGCAAGCTCTGTGAGCTCGACTATGACGTGGTACTCGTGGCACGACGCGAAGAACCACTGCGCGAGGCTGCCGCACGGCTGGGCGCCCGATACATGGTCGCCGATGTAGCTGATCCAATTGGATTCTCCACGGCGATGAGCCAGCTCGACAGAATCGACCTTGTCGTCCACGCGGCCGGAGCGCTGGGCGGAACCTACGCTCGCAAGCAGACATTCGAGCAGTGGCGCGCGATCATCTCGGCCAATCTCGACTCCTGTTTTGTGGTGACCTCCGCGGTGCTACCACGAATGGGTGCGGGTTCGCGGCTGGTGTTCATTTCGTCCTCGGCGGCACACGAACCGATGCCGGCCCGCACCGCATACTCGGCCGCAAAAGCCGGCATGAACGCGTTCGCCCGCGCACTGGCGCTCGAAGTCGACCGGGACGGTATCAACGTTCACGTTGTCACGCCGGGTCCCGTGGAAACCGATATGCTGCAGAAGGTTCCCTTCGAAATGTTTGCCATCAAGGTCTCCGACGTCGCCGCCACGGTCGCCTGGCTCGACACCGTCGACCCAGCTGTCGATTTGCCCGAGATCCGGCTCAGCGCCGTCGAGCGGGGCCCTTTCTCGCGCCCTGCCGTGGTACCCGACGAAGCGCGCCGGCGCTCAATCAAGGATCCGGGAAGGCCTTGA
- a CDS encoding LLM class flavin-dependent oxidoreductase, with translation MVEWYLFLPQVRFPVADFVERALRAEANGFDGVAFIDHLEAPGQPDENIWEAMSIATWVAAKTRRLRVGHLVLCDAFRHPAVLAKQALTLSAASGGRFDLGIGSGSWPAEFARFDVGLHDPLARVEQLDRHLALIRQYWSDSGNGQLPTARHPIPLVVGGSARRIMELVRKYADWWNLPANHIGRFSRLAQEAGSARISVQQMVGFVGAGRDPSVVRAVSTRRFGYLGPGLVCGDADALIGHFAALATQRVERFYIWFADFAAADTLTEFGESVIKAFPDP, from the coding sequence ATGGTCGAGTGGTATCTGTTCTTGCCGCAGGTGCGGTTTCCGGTCGCCGACTTCGTCGAGCGAGCGTTGCGTGCCGAGGCCAATGGGTTCGACGGTGTGGCGTTCATCGATCATCTCGAGGCTCCCGGCCAGCCTGATGAAAACATCTGGGAGGCAATGAGCATCGCCACCTGGGTGGCGGCCAAGACGCGGAGGTTGCGCGTCGGCCATTTGGTGCTGTGTGACGCGTTTCGTCATCCGGCCGTGCTCGCCAAACAGGCGCTTACCCTCTCGGCGGCATCCGGTGGCAGGTTTGATCTTGGCATCGGTTCGGGATCGTGGCCGGCGGAGTTCGCCAGATTCGATGTGGGTCTACACGATCCGCTGGCTCGAGTCGAGCAACTCGACCGGCATCTGGCGTTGATCCGGCAATACTGGAGCGATAGCGGGAATGGCCAATTGCCCACAGCACGGCATCCCATACCGTTGGTGGTGGGTGGCAGTGCACGTCGGATCATGGAATTGGTTCGTAAATACGCGGATTGGTGGAATCTGCCGGCCAACCACATCGGTCGGTTCTCCAGGCTGGCCCAGGAAGCGGGATCGGCCCGGATATCGGTTCAGCAGATGGTGGGCTTTGTCGGTGCCGGCCGCGATCCGAGCGTTGTGCGTGCGGTCAGCACCCGAAGGTTCGGTTACCTGGGACCCGGGCTCGTCTGCGGCGATGCCGACGCGTTGATTGGGCACTTCGCCGCCTTAGCTACACAGCGTGTCGAGCGCTTCTATATTTGGTTCGCCGATTTCGCCGCTGCGGATACCCTGACCGAGTTCGGCGAGTCGGTGATCAAGGCCTTCCCGGATCCTTGA
- a CDS encoding acyl-CoA dehydrogenase family protein produces MDVGLTSEQLALRCTVRDILRAESPPDVARQALTDPERWRALWKTAVDLGWTELAAADSNGDFGLMELVLVLEECGAAVAPIPLLSSVGLAAGVLRDCGPTAHDVLTEIAGGVVATLAVHSPGYRLPRPPMTLRDGRLRGRAVAVPNLVRAELVVTLASSDSGLVAAVAPCGDGARILPGESTDPAQPLADVELDTAPIALAPLATLESALTAPLIAAAADLVGVASAALHRSVEHAKSRRQFGSAIGAFQGIKHVLADNYVSLERARGLTYAAAAHPDWTTAAMAKAAAGEAADKCVRTAVQVHGALAQTWEHDIHLYVRHAWQGAAMLGDSRALFHQVGRRFASGAA; encoded by the coding sequence ATGGATGTCGGTTTGACCTCGGAACAGCTGGCGCTGCGTTGCACCGTGCGCGACATCCTGCGCGCCGAGAGTCCACCGGACGTTGCCCGGCAAGCCCTGACCGATCCAGAGCGCTGGCGCGCGCTGTGGAAAACCGCGGTCGATCTCGGTTGGACTGAGCTTGCCGCGGCTGATTCCAATGGCGATTTCGGCCTTATGGAGCTGGTCCTGGTCCTCGAAGAGTGCGGCGCGGCCGTCGCCCCTATCCCGTTGCTGAGCAGCGTTGGTCTGGCCGCCGGCGTACTGCGGGACTGCGGCCCGACGGCTCACGACGTGCTGACCGAGATCGCCGGCGGTGTCGTGGCTACCCTGGCCGTCCACTCGCCCGGGTATCGGCTACCGCGGCCACCGATGACGTTGCGGGATGGACGCCTGCGCGGACGCGCCGTTGCGGTGCCCAATCTGGTGCGCGCCGAACTCGTGGTCACACTGGCGAGCTCCGATAGCGGGCTGGTGGCCGCCGTCGCTCCCTGCGGCGACGGCGCACGGATCCTGCCCGGCGAGTCGACCGACCCGGCGCAACCTCTCGCCGACGTCGAGCTCGACACAGCCCCCATCGCCCTCGCGCCGCTGGCAACCCTCGAATCGGCACTTACCGCGCCGCTGATTGCCGCCGCGGCCGACCTGGTCGGCGTGGCCAGCGCCGCCCTGCACCGATCCGTCGAACACGCGAAATCGCGGCGTCAGTTCGGCAGTGCGATCGGCGCCTTCCAAGGAATCAAACACGTGTTGGCCGACAACTACGTCAGCCTGGAGCGCGCCCGCGGCCTCACCTATGCGGCCGCGGCCCATCCGGACTGGACCACCGCCGCCATGGCGAAGGCGGCCGCCGGCGAGGCCGCCGACAAGTGTGTACGGACCGCGGTGCAGGTACACGGGGCCCTGGCTCAGACCTGGGAACACGACATCCACCTCTATGTCCGGCACGCCTGGCAGGGCGCGGCGATGCTGGGCGATAGCCGTGCGCTTTTCCACCAAGTGGGCCGGCGCTTTGCCAGCGGTGCGGCATGA
- a CDS encoding acyl-CoA dehydrogenase family protein gives MTAPAPIVAEFVEWLTDFLPDDYYERYQDYRWDIPLRCDYQRAAFDAGWIQPTWTHEHGGRSLGLRSAMGIRIEAALRSAPKLPNIAGPNVAAPGIRQFGTPEQIDRLLVPLLRGDEWWALGMSEPEAGSDFASLRTRAERDGEIFRVNGHKIWTTQAHESRWCTLYARTDPDAPKHRGISCLILDLRSPGVRIEPIRMATTSDETFCEVFLEDVEVPADNLLGPHHGGWNVALSSLHHERQMIWIMNWVEIKRGLASMQGTSDEHIYTELGSLLADAEALRATGYRSLANELAGRASPEANILKLLGSVTLQRVWDLSASAAGPTSAADPALLFERQDALAATIYGGTSEVQRNIIAERLLGLPKG, from the coding sequence ATGACCGCGCCCGCACCGATAGTCGCTGAATTCGTCGAGTGGCTAACCGATTTCCTGCCCGACGACTATTACGAGCGATATCAGGATTACCGCTGGGATATTCCGTTGCGGTGCGACTACCAACGGGCCGCCTTCGATGCCGGATGGATACAACCGACCTGGACGCACGAGCATGGCGGTCGATCGCTGGGTTTGCGCTCCGCCATGGGGATTCGAATCGAGGCCGCGTTGCGGTCCGCGCCCAAGCTGCCCAATATCGCCGGACCCAACGTCGCCGCGCCCGGTATCCGTCAGTTCGGCACCCCGGAGCAGATCGATCGGCTGCTGGTGCCCCTGCTACGGGGCGACGAGTGGTGGGCGCTGGGCATGTCGGAACCTGAAGCCGGATCGGACTTCGCCAGCCTGCGCACTCGCGCCGAACGTGACGGCGAGATATTCCGGGTCAACGGCCACAAGATATGGACCACCCAGGCCCACGAGTCACGTTGGTGCACCCTATATGCCCGCACCGATCCCGATGCGCCGAAACACCGCGGCATCTCCTGCCTCATCCTCGACCTGCGCTCACCCGGAGTGCGGATCGAACCAATTCGGATGGCTACGACCTCCGACGAAACGTTTTGCGAAGTCTTCCTCGAGGACGTCGAGGTGCCGGCCGACAACCTGTTGGGCCCCCACCACGGCGGGTGGAACGTCGCGCTGTCGTCGCTGCACCATGAACGCCAAATGATCTGGATCATGAACTGGGTCGAGATCAAACGCGGGCTCGCCTCAATGCAGGGCACCAGCGACGAACACATCTACACCGAATTGGGCTCGCTGCTCGCCGACGCCGAAGCGCTCCGGGCCACCGGATACCGCTCGCTGGCAAACGAACTCGCGGGCCGCGCCAGCCCCGAGGCGAACATCTTGAAGTTGCTCGGATCGGTTACTTTGCAACGTGTTTGGGACTTGAGCGCCTCGGCCGCCGGTCCGACCTCGGCCGCTGATCCGGCGCTGCTGTTTGAACGCCAAGATGCACTGGCCGCGACCATCTACGGTGGAACATCCGAGGTCCAGCGCAACATCATCGCCGAGCGGCTGCTCGGACTGCCGAAAGGATGA
- a CDS encoding acyl-CoA dehydrogenase family protein: MTGMDYDLGSDAGEVRTRLRQLIAHHVPADFLGACTDDPQDLATTESFCKMLAAEGLLALSWPKEHGGGGGSVWQQTVLREEMWAHHEPRGPQYMGINWVGPALMRYGTPEQKARHLAAIAAGEVIWCQGFSEPEAGSDLASLRTRAVPDGPDGTSWRITGQKVWTSYAQMASWCVLAACTDPDAPKPKRLTLFLIPMDRPGFTIRPIPSMLGPHHLNEMFLDGVPAFPNDVLGEPGDGWRVMREALAFERVGIARYARCESLLDRMRGELGDNWHRLPESIRVRWVRALVDLRVARLLAYRAISLQDDPAASAAASAARIATTTCDQQVAELLFDVLGPAALDSGGTAALHGAIEDHWRYAQAATVASGTIEVQRMLVARDVLGDHR; encoded by the coding sequence ATGACCGGGATGGACTACGACCTCGGCAGCGACGCGGGAGAAGTACGCACCCGGTTGCGGCAATTGATCGCACATCACGTACCCGCGGACTTCCTGGGAGCCTGCACTGACGATCCCCAAGACCTGGCCACCACCGAATCCTTCTGCAAGATGCTGGCCGCCGAGGGACTGCTGGCACTGTCCTGGCCCAAAGAGCATGGCGGCGGCGGTGGTTCGGTCTGGCAGCAGACCGTGCTGCGGGAGGAGATGTGGGCCCACCACGAGCCGCGCGGACCACAATACATGGGAATCAACTGGGTCGGCCCCGCGCTGATGCGCTACGGAACCCCCGAGCAGAAAGCCAGGCACCTAGCGGCCATTGCGGCCGGTGAAGTGATTTGGTGTCAAGGATTTTCCGAACCGGAGGCGGGAAGTGATCTCGCGTCGCTGCGCACCCGGGCGGTGCCGGATGGCCCCGACGGCACAAGTTGGCGTATCACCGGTCAGAAGGTATGGACGTCGTATGCTCAGATGGCGTCGTGGTGCGTGCTCGCGGCGTGTACCGATCCCGATGCTCCTAAGCCCAAACGGCTCACGCTGTTTCTGATTCCAATGGATCGGCCAGGTTTCACGATCCGTCCAATCCCGTCGATGCTGGGACCGCACCACCTCAACGAGATGTTCCTCGACGGCGTGCCGGCATTTCCGAATGATGTGCTGGGTGAGCCCGGCGACGGCTGGCGAGTCATGCGGGAGGCACTGGCATTCGAACGTGTCGGCATTGCCCGTTATGCACGCTGTGAATCGCTGCTCGACCGGATGCGTGGCGAGCTCGGCGACAACTGGCATCGCTTGCCGGAATCCATTCGGGTCCGCTGGGTCCGCGCCCTCGTCGACTTGCGGGTGGCTCGACTGCTGGCCTATCGAGCGATATCGCTGCAGGACGATCCGGCAGCGAGCGCGGCGGCCAGCGCCGCCCGCATCGCCACCACCACATGCGACCAACAGGTCGCCGAGTTGCTCTTCGACGTACTAGGTCCGGCGGCATTGGATAGCGGCGGCACCGCCGCACTGCACGGTGCAATCGAGGATCATTGGCGCTACGCACAGGCGGCCACCGTGGCGTCGGGCACGATCGAGGTACAACGAATGTTGGTGGCCCGCGACGTCTTGGGAGACCACCGGTGA
- a CDS encoding acyl-CoA dehydrogenase family protein, giving the protein MNTELPQDVTEFRTVAAERLAQLGGPPAALRAEADDGIRQAARDALNDVGAFELDVRTGPDDRLAAAVLCQAAGAVALPYPLVEELLSIDGARLALVNPDAPRIDHGDLSGAWIAADLDGNRYHPLPASRSNAKLGPFLVPAALDGPDGSVPAADINLHLMLGSWRILGAMGQSLDIVTAHVRSRVQFGKPLADFQAVRFAVADASVSLRGLCELAKYTVSRPETVPAQICSADALVLRLKAADTARQVLRTSHQLLGALGFCDESDISVLDRHSQPLLRLPLSAEALAQRLIPNAADGSLETLFSDPVST; this is encoded by the coding sequence GTGAATACCGAACTACCACAAGATGTTACCGAATTTCGAACTGTTGCCGCCGAACGGCTCGCACAACTGGGCGGGCCACCGGCGGCACTGCGAGCCGAGGCCGACGACGGCATTCGGCAGGCGGCACGCGATGCCCTCAACGACGTTGGCGCCTTCGAGCTCGACGTCCGAACCGGCCCCGATGATCGACTGGCCGCGGCCGTGCTCTGCCAGGCCGCCGGAGCCGTGGCCCTCCCCTACCCACTGGTCGAGGAGCTGCTGTCCATCGACGGGGCCCGCCTGGCGTTGGTGAATCCCGACGCCCCGCGCATCGACCATGGCGATCTGTCCGGCGCCTGGATCGCCGCCGACCTGGACGGTAATCGCTACCACCCCCTGCCGGCATCTCGATCCAATGCCAAGCTGGGTCCCTTCCTGGTCCCGGCCGCGTTGGACGGACCCGACGGATCCGTCCCCGCTGCCGACATCAACCTTCATCTGATGCTGGGATCATGGCGGATTCTGGGCGCGATGGGACAGTCGCTGGACATCGTCACCGCGCACGTAAGATCGCGAGTTCAGTTCGGCAAACCGCTCGCGGATTTCCAAGCCGTCAGGTTCGCCGTCGCGGATGCGTCGGTCTCGCTACGCGGTCTTTGCGAACTTGCCAAGTACACCGTAAGCCGACCGGAAACGGTCCCGGCGCAGATTTGCTCGGCCGACGCACTGGTGCTGCGGCTCAAGGCCGCCGACACCGCACGGCAGGTGCTTCGCACGTCCCACCAACTGCTCGGCGCTCTAGGCTTTTGCGACGAATCCGACATCAGCGTGCTCGACCGGCACAGCCAACCCCTCCTGCGGTTGCCGCTGAGTGCCGAAGCGCTCGCACAGCGACTGATACCCAATGCCGCGGATGGCTCCCTGGAAACCCTATTCAGCGATCCGGTTTCGACATGA
- a CDS encoding class I adenylate-forming enzyme family protein has product MSTQPIASDATPDPLADGIPFGTKLYELSQERRGALAVTVVGLEGSMHSMTFGELDARANQWGRALASNGAEVGSLVALAIPNSQHLVLATLGCWKIGAVPIPMHWDLPEWERDRVQAVIDPTVIIDEQSRWMLEALAAAESQSPLPPAVSPTANGICSSGSTGVPKVILNLAPSLWTPQHGEPFLSSWTPVVQPQTIMVPAPMYHTNGFATFLMLLAGDHLVVLEKFDAALVVDVIERFRVTNFTATPTMLARIAALPDIGQRDLSSIVFILQGAAVMPPSLLHTWFDLLSPEQIVTAYGMTENLGLTALRGDEWLSHPGSVGRGFRDTEIQILDSRQRPLGPGEHGDVYLRAPMSAGYRYLGGAPPLPSTVDGFRSAGDVGYLDEDGYLYIVDRRVDMIVTGGANVFPAEVESALAGHPDIADVVVLGITDARWGRRVHAVVQAAAPLTEQQVIAYAKNRLASYKVPKTVEFVDQIPRTAATKVNRSAMIAARGG; this is encoded by the coding sequence ATGAGCACCCAACCGATCGCCTCCGACGCGACACCCGATCCGCTCGCCGACGGGATTCCGTTCGGAACCAAACTTTACGAGCTCTCGCAAGAGCGCCGTGGCGCTTTGGCGGTGACCGTAGTGGGGCTCGAAGGAAGCATGCATTCGATGACCTTCGGTGAGCTCGATGCCCGGGCTAACCAGTGGGGGCGGGCACTGGCCAGCAACGGCGCGGAGGTGGGTTCCCTGGTGGCCCTCGCGATTCCGAACTCACAGCACCTGGTACTGGCCACGTTGGGGTGCTGGAAGATCGGCGCGGTTCCCATTCCCATGCACTGGGATCTGCCCGAATGGGAGCGCGACCGGGTGCAGGCGGTGATCGATCCCACCGTGATCATCGACGAACAAAGCCGTTGGATGCTGGAGGCACTCGCCGCAGCGGAGTCCCAGAGCCCGTTGCCCCCAGCCGTTTCCCCCACCGCCAATGGCATCTGCAGCAGCGGATCGACCGGCGTGCCCAAAGTAATCCTCAATCTGGCGCCATCGCTGTGGACTCCCCAGCACGGCGAGCCGTTCTTGTCGTCCTGGACACCGGTAGTGCAGCCGCAGACGATCATGGTGCCGGCGCCGATGTATCACACCAACGGTTTCGCCACGTTTCTCATGCTGTTGGCGGGCGACCACCTGGTGGTGCTCGAAAAGTTCGATGCGGCCCTGGTTGTGGACGTGATCGAACGGTTTCGGGTCACCAATTTCACCGCCACGCCGACGATGCTGGCGCGCATTGCGGCCCTGCCGGACATCGGACAGCGGGACCTGTCCAGCATCGTCTTCATCCTGCAAGGCGCCGCCGTGATGCCGCCGTCGCTGCTGCACACCTGGTTCGACCTGCTCAGTCCGGAACAGATCGTGACCGCCTACGGAATGACCGAGAATCTCGGGCTGACCGCGCTCCGCGGCGACGAATGGCTTTCGCATCCGGGCAGCGTTGGTCGTGGCTTCCGCGACACCGAGATCCAGATCCTGGACTCCCGGCAGCGACCGCTGGGACCCGGCGAGCACGGCGACGTCTACCTACGCGCTCCGATGAGCGCCGGATACCGCTATCTGGGTGGAGCCCCACCGCTGCCGTCGACCGTGGACGGCTTTCGCAGCGCGGGCGATGTCGGATATCTGGACGAGGACGGCTACCTCTACATCGTCGACCGCCGGGTCGACATGATCGTCACCGGCGGTGCGAATGTCTTTCCGGCAGAGGTCGAGTCCGCACTGGCCGGGCATCCCGATATCGCCGACGTGGTGGTGCTAGGTATCACCGACGCGCGCTGGGGACGTCGAGTACACGCCGTAGTGCAAGCCGCGGCGCCGCTGACCGAGCAGCAGGTGATCGCCTACGCCAAGAATCGGCTGGCGTCGTACAAGGTGCCCAAGACGGTCGAATTCGTCGACCAGATTCCACGCACGGCGGCCACGAAGGTAAATCGTTCGGCGATGATCGCGGCCCGGGGCGGTTGA